The following are from one region of the Geoalkalibacter subterraneus genome:
- the gspG gene encoding type II secretion system major pseudopilin GspG, translated as MNKYLRQCQRGFTLIEIMVVVIILGILAGIVVPRLLDEPEEARRTKAQVQIKSLEEALAMYKLHNGYFPTTEQGLQALVDKPETGRIPNNYKEGGYIGKIPLDPWGNPYIYLSPGIHGDYDLISYGADGEPGGEGKDADVESWNIE; from the coding sequence ATGAACAAATATCTCAGACAGTGTCAGCGCGGCTTTACCCTTATTGAAATCATGGTCGTCGTCATCATCCTCGGGATTCTGGCAGGGATCGTGGTCCCGCGTCTGCTCGACGAACCCGAAGAAGCGCGTCGCACCAAGGCTCAGGTGCAGATCAAAAGCCTTGAGGAAGCCCTTGCCATGTACAAGCTGCACAACGGCTATTTCCCGACCACCGAGCAGGGACTGCAGGCGTTGGTGGACAAACCTGAAACAGGCCGCATTCCCAACAATTACAAAGAAGGCGGCTACATCGGCAAGATTCCGCTCGATCCCTGGGGCAATCCTTACATTTATCTCAGCCCCGGCATCCACGGCGACTATGATCTGATCTCCTACGGCGCCGATGGCGAACCCGGCGGCGAAGGCAAGGACGCGGATGTCGAAAGCTGGAATATCGAATAG